Below is a genomic region from Deinococcus cellulosilyticus NBRC 106333 = KACC 11606.
GCCCACCAGCAACCCACAGAAGAATCAAAAACACTGCTTTCACTGCTCGGGTCACTCGCAGCCAAACAGCAAGGCGCAGAATGCCATCGGGCGTTTGTGCTGGAGCTCTTCCGGGCACACCACCAGGACCGCCTCTCTCTGCGTGATCCTGAAACCCTCAAAACCGCTGCACAACGGGCAAACCTGGACCTCCCCCGTTTCGAGTACGACCTCCATGAAAACCGGGACGCCCTGCGTGAAGAACTCAAAGAAGACCTCTCAGATGCCTGTCGCCTGAAGGTTTTCGGCACCCCGACTTTCGTTCTGGAAAGCGGAGACGCTGCCTATTTCCGTTTCAGGGAACTCCCGGAGACCCCTGAAACGGCCCGTGCCCTCTGGGACCTGTACACGCAGGTGCTTGCCAGTGAAGCACGGATCGAGACCGTCAAAAAGCCCAGATGAGGGTCGCAAGCAGAAGGCTGAAGTCAGGCTACAGCATAAGCCTTTTCTGCCTTCTGCTTTCTGCTTCCCTCAAAACGTTTCCCCTCCCAGAATTCAGGAGGGGACAACGGAGGTTAGAAGAACGTGGAAGGCAGATTCAGCGGCGGGCCACCGGGATGGCCGAGGCGGGGATGCTCAGCAGCACGGCGAGGTCAGACTCGACCTGATCCATCCGGTCCACATGGCCGTCGGTGTAGCCACCGGGCAGACCTTCAAGGTGGATGGGAAGGCAATCTTCAGGCTGGGCAACGTAGTACCAGCTCAGGCGGCTTGCAGGGGTCAGGTGCCTGAAGAGCACTTCACGGTAGAAGGCATTCACCACCTTGTGGGGTTGCAGGTGGGCGGCACCGAGGGCACGGGGTTCGGGATCATGCAGGTAGATGACCACCTGGTCCCGATCGGGGGTGCTGTACACTTCGAAATCGCAGAAGCCATAGATGTGGTCGGAATATTTGTATTTAAAGTCGGAAACTTCCTGTAGGTGTTGCATGGGGCGTGTGAACCTCCTCCGCTTGGGGCTGAAAGGGCTAGACACGGGACACCTGACATCCAGTGGCGTCCAGTTCCTGGTGAATGCAATTGAGGCTTGTAAGTGCGTTACAATCCTATGACATTTTGTTCAGGAATGGACCAGTGATTTACCTGAGGTCAAACCAGGAGCTTTCTGCTAGTGGGTTGTTCGAGATGACTGACTTCAGTATGCCGAAAAGATGAGAACCAATTGTCCCATTCTCCTGAATCAAAGCTGAACTCTGCACAGAAAAGCGCTTAATCGCGCATTTTAAATGGAAATTCTGGGCAAAACGACTGGAAATGGAACCAGTTCCATGCTTTAGTAATTTATTTCACGACAGTTGCATTTCAGCGTGTCCACAGAAAGATATTGATCCGGGCGTCAGAAACATCCTTACCAAACAGAGAAACCATTTGTAAAACAAAACACAAACTCCCGAAAAATCGGGAGTTTCAGAACCAGCACAAAAACGATGGAAGTCAGTCCTGTTTGGGAAGCTCACCCAGCCACAACATCAGGGCATCTGCGGTGGCAGGGTTTGTTGCCAGAGGAATGTCATAAACATCGCACAGACGCAGCAGTGCAGAGACATCTGGTTCGTGGGGCTGCGCCGTCAGGGGATCACGGAAGAAAATCACAGCCTTCACCTGACCGGTGGCCAGACGGGCACCAATCTGCTGGTCCCCCCCGAGTGGCCCGGAAAGCAGACGTTCCACGCTCAGGCCTGCCTTGGTTTCCAGAATGCTTCCGGTGGTTCCTGTGGCCACCAGGGTGTAACGCATCAGCACTTCCTTGTGCCTCAATGCGAACAAGGCCAGATCCAGTTTCTTCTTGTCGTGTGCAATCAGGGCAACAGTTTCCATGTCTTCCATTCTAGGGGGAAGTGTGAGAGGCAAGGGCGAGTTGTTTGAAGCGAGGCAGAAGGCAGCGACCCAACGCGAAGCGACCCAGCCGATCAAACCGCTTTGATCGGCGCTGTAGGGTCAAGAAACGGGCCGCTTTGTAGAGCGCGTAGACAGGGTCAAGAAGAAAGCAGAAAGCTGAAGGCAAAAATGCCAGAGCACTTGCTCAGATCGCCTTCTGCCTTTGACCTTCTGCCTTCTGCCAGTCTGTTCACAACAAATTTTCCCCCACTGTATACCGCCCCTGCACAACCGATCCTGAACGGGGTATCATAGGGACGCAATGGCGATTTACCAGAAAGCGAGACCCGTCACCTGGACAGAGGTGGTCGGACAGGAACACGTCCGGGACGTGCTGATGAGTGCCCTCGAGAAGGGCCGCATCGGGCATGCTTACCTGTTCAGCGGACCTCGGGGCGTCGGCAAGACCACCACCGCCCGCCTGATTGCCATGACCGTGAACTGCGAGAGGGAGTTCAAACCCTGCGGGGAGTGCCAGAGTTGCCGCCTGATCAAGAGCGGTGCCCACCCCGACGTGATTGAAATTGACGCTGCCAGCAACAACAGCGTGGACGATGTGCGGGACCTGCGTGAAAAAGTGGGCCTCGCCAGCATGCGTGGGGGCAAGAAAGTCTACATCCTGGACGAGGCGCACATGATGTCCAGAGGGGCCTTCAATGCCCTCCTGAAGACCCTGGAGGAGCCCCCGGAGCATGTGATCTTCATTCTGGCCACCACCGAGCCGGAAAAAATCCTGCCCACCATCCTTTCCCGCTGCCAGCACTACCGTTTCCGCAGGCTCAGTGAACAGGAAATCGCCGGGAAGCTGCAGAGGCTCTGCGATCAGGAAACCGTGTCCTACGAAATGGACGCCCTGATGCTGATTGGCCGCCTTGCAGATGGGGCCATGCGTGATGGTGAGAGCCTGCTGGAACGCATGCTCAGCAGTGGCGAACCTGTGACGCTCCGGGCTGTGGAAATGGCTCTGGGCCTGCCTCCGGGCGAACGGATGCTGGGTCTGGCCCGTTCCCTGATGCTTGCAGATGCAGAAACCGTGCTGCGTCTGGCTGGAGAACTGTACCGTGAAGGTTTCGCTGCACGAACAGTGGTCGAGCAGACCAAGGTGTCTCTCAGGAACCTGCTGCACGCCCAGCTTGGTCTTTCTGGAGGCAGTGGTGAATCCCTGGATGTGGGTCAGGCCCTGAAACTCCTTGCAGCCCTCGATGAGCAGGACCAGCGTTTCTCCAGGCAGGCAGACTTGCTCGCCCTGGAGATGGCCCTCACCCATGCCATGCTCAGCACCGAGCAAGCCCAGAGCAACGCTGGTGGAGGCACGGCCCAGGTGCCACCAGACCTGATGCGCCGTCTGCAGGGTCTGGAGCAGGCTGTGCAGCAACTCCGTCAGGGCAGACCGGTGGCGCAACCTGCCGCACAGCCTGTGGCCGCAACAGGACAGCCCACAACGGAAGGACGTGCAGCCAGTGCTCCTCAGGCACAGCACACCCCTCCACCCACCAATGGCACCTGGCATGATGTGCTGCGCCTCGCTGACATCAAGATGCGCGCATTCCTGAAACCTGCCCAGGCGAGTTTTGAGAACGGCATGCTCATCGTGACCATCACGTCCAAATTTCACGGCACCCAGGTGATCAGCAAGTTCGATGAGCTCAGCGAACTGGTTTCAAAGGTGTTCGGAGACATTCCTTTTGAGGTGGTGACCCCCGACAGCAGTAAAAAAAAGTCGGGTAGTTCTGCCGCAGGGATGACCTCTCCCCCACCGCGCCGATCAGAACCCCAGCCTGTCGCTCAGGTGATGCAGAGCATTCCCGAGGCCAGGCCTGTTGTGGAAGCCCGGGCACCAGAACCCAGGCCCCAGTCTCCAGTGCAACCTGCAGAACCTGCCCCCTGGGAGGCTCCTGCGGCTCCAGTGACCACTTCTGCTCCTCCTGCAGCCAGGAGTGAACCGCTGGGCAGGACCACCCAGAAGGCCAGAGGCTTTTTCGAGGACGGTCCCGCAAAAAAGCCTGAACCGACCCCACAGGTGGTTTCTGCTCCACCTGCAGCCCCCCCTGCTCCTGTGCCCAGTGAGCATGAGGTGCTGGATCAGGCTCCGGTGTTTGACGACATGCCTTTTCCAGACGAGGACTTTGGGGCGCAGGAACCTGCACCACAGAAACCCAGGAAGTCTGGAGGGGCCTTCCAGCACCCGCTGTATGACACCCTGCAACAACTCTTTCCCCACCGCATTCGCGAAGTGGGCGTCCTGAAAACCAAAGTGGCTGAGGATGACAGTGAAGCGTCTGAAGCTGAACCCCCTGAAGAATAAACCTGTGCATTCTGAAACGTCTGTGCATTCACAATTCTCCTCAAGAGGGCTTCACACCTCTGGGGTAAGGTAAGAGGAACATGACCGAAAAGTCACGCTGGCTGTACGAAACCGCCCAAAGGGTCATTCCCGGAGGGGTCAACTCTCCTGTTCGCGCCTTCAAATCGGTGGGCGGCAGTCCCCGATTCATTCAGAGCGCTTTTGGCGCCTACCTGATTGATGCCGACGGCAACCGCCTGATCGATTACATCGGGTCCTGGGGCCCCATGATTCTGGGCCACCAGCACTCCCATGTGCTGGCCTCCATCCAGTCTGCCCTCACCGAGGGCGTGAGCTTTGGTGCCCCCAACGCCCGTGAGGTGGAACTCGCCATGATGGTCACCAAACTGACCGGCATGGAGAAGGTGCGCTTTGTGAGCAGTGGCACCGAGGCCACCATGAGTGCCCTGCGTCTGGCCCGGGCCGTGACCGGCAGGGATTACATCCTGAAATTCCGGGGCAACTACCATGGCCATGCCGATGGTCTGCTGGTGGAGGCCGGAAGCGGCCTGATGACCAACGAGCAGAAACTTCAGGCCAGAAGTGCCCCCTCTTCAGCAGGTGTTCCTCAGGCCTATGCAGGCCTGACCCTGGTGGCCGATTACAACGACCCGGAAGGCCTTGCTCAGCTTCTGAGGGACCGGGGCAACACCCTTGCTGCAATCATTTTTGAGCCTGTGGTCGGCAATGCTGGGGTTTTGATTCCCACCGCTGAATTCATTGATGTGCTGCACTCCGCAAAAGAGCAGGGCATCTTGCTCATTGCCGATGAAGTGATGACCGGATTCCGCCTCTCTCCAGGCGGAGCCACCGAGCGTCTGGGCCTGAAGCCCGACATCATCACCTGGGGCAAGATCATCGGGGGAGGTCTGCCTGTGGGTGCTTACGGGGCCAGTGCAGAAATCATGGACTTCGTGAGCCCGATGGGCCCGGTGTACCAGGCAGGGACCCTGAGTGGGAATCCTCTGGCCATGGCTGCCGGAATTGGCACCCTGCAGACCCTCCGGGACAACCCAGAAATTTACGAAAAGATCGAGGATTACACCGAGCGTCTGGAACAGGGCCTGCTGCTCGCTGCTGCCCAGGCAGGCATCAGTGTGTGCGTGAACCGCATTGGCAGCATGCTGACCATGTTCTTCACCGAAGGCCCGGTGCAGACCTATCAGGATGCCGTACGCAGTGACACCAGACTCTTTGCCCAGTGGTTCCACGAAATGCTGAACAGGGGCGTGTACTGGGCCCCCAGCCAGTTTGAGAGCATCTTCGTGAGCGCCGCCCACAATGAACGCACCCTCGAACACACTTTGCAGGCCGCTGCAAGTGCCTTTTTGACCATCAAGTCCCAGAGCCAAGGGTAAACTTTCCCACCATGATGGGTGGGGGAACTTTATAAGGTGGATTATGCCTGAACTGACCCAGATCAAGGACATCGTGAACGTGCTGCAGACCAGCAAGGTGGTTGCAGTGGTGGGTTTTCATCCAGACACCACCCGGCCTGCCCATTACGTCCCCGAGTACCTGCACCGCAGGGGATACAAGATCATCCCGGTCAATCCCACACTCGCGGGCCGTCACATGACTTTTTTTGGGCACAAAGCCATTCCCACCCTGGCAGAAATCACAGAAACTGTGGATGTTGTGGAGGTGTTCCGCAGGTCCGACAAGGTGATGGACCACCTCGATGACATTCTGGCCATGAATCCAAAGCCCAGAACCGTGTGGTTGCAGCTCGGGATTCGCAACGAGGAATTCACACAAACCCTTGTCCAGCATGGAATTCAGGTCATTCAGGACCGCTGCATGCTGGCCGATCACCGACAATACCTTTAGGCTTTCTTTAAGGTAAAACCCTTACTTCCCATCTGGACTGCGTCCCAGATGGGCTTTTTTTGATAGAATGCCCGAACTGTGTGATTTGCCAAAATTAAGGTTTGCTTGGCGAAGCCTCATCCTCAAAATGACCTTCGCAGGGTACCTTAGGTGACAGGAGGTACAACATGAAACGAGCTCTTTTAGCCATTGCAGGCGGACTGATCGTCAGTCAGGCTCTCGCCGCTCCCCAGATCAGCCCCCAGCGCATCATTGTCAATCCTGTTGAAACAGCCCTGAAAGTCAATGTGTGGGTGGACAAAGCCCCCAATGATCCCAACGCCACTCCAGACTACTTCCCTGGTGAAAACATCAAAATCTACACCCGTGTGAACCAGGACGCTTATGTGTACCTGTTCAACGTGGACCCCGAAGGCCGAGTGGACATGGTCCTTCCCAACAATTACGCCAGTGGCGGCAACTTCCTGAAGGCCAACACCACCAAGGTCTTCCCTGGTGAAAACGATGGCTTCGAATTTGAAATTGCTGCACCTTACGGTGTGAACAAGGTTCTGGCCCTGGCCAGCAAAACCCAGCTCGACCTGAACACCCTGGCCCGCTTTGAAAGCCAGCAGAGTGGCTTTGCCACCGTCAGCGCCAACAACCAGAACCAGCTGGCCCAGAAGCTGTCCATCATCGTCAAGCCCATCCCTCAGGACACCTGGATCACCTCCACTGCGTTCTACAACGTGGCCCGTCCTGGCACCACTCCTGCACCTGTGATTGAAACAGGCTCCCTGAGTGTTTCTGCCAATGTGGGTGGAGCAACCATCTTTGTGGATGGCCGTCAGGTTGGGAACAGCCCTGCCACCATCGCCAACCTCACCCCTGGCAACCACACTGTGCGTGTGACCGCCAATGGCTATGAGGACTACAGCACCACCGTCACCATCCGTTCCAACCAGCGCACCGCCCTGAACGTCACGCTGCAGCGTGAAATCCGCAGCGGCAACCTGGCTGTGAACACCAACGTGGCTGCCGATGTGTACCTGAACGGCAAACTCTATGGCCGTTCCGACGTCACCCTGCGTGACTTGCCCGAAGGCACCTACGCCCTGAAACTGGTGGCCAATGGTTACGAAACCTACACCAGCAACGTGACCGTGCGTGCCGGTCAGACCACCCCCGTGAATGTGACCCTGCAGGCCGTGCGTTACAGCGTGCGTGTCACCAGCAACGTGAATGGCGCTCTGGTCTTTGTGAACGGCAAACAGGCCGGAACCATCCAGAATGGGGCTGCTGCCTTCAACCTGGCCCCTGACAACTACGAGATCGTGGTGATCGCTCCCGGTTACTACGTGAAGTCTGCCCGTGTGAACCTCGGTTCCAACAGCAACATCGACTTCGATCTGACCCGCATCCAGTAAACCCTGGACTTTTAAGAGGAGCCTCCTGAGGCTCCTCTTTTTTTATGATGGGTCATGGCCCTTGTTCTGATCGGTCCGGTTGCCACAGGCAAAACCACCCTGGCAAAACTTCTTGCAGCCGCAACAGGGAAACCTCATGTCTCGCTGGACGACACCCGCTGGATTCACTATCCTGAGCAGGGTTACAGGCCAGAAAAAGCCAGAGCTTTCATCGAAAAGCAGGATTTTCTGGGTCTGGCCCATTACTGGCACACCTTTGACCTGCACAACATCCGCAGAACCCTGGAAGCAAATCCAGAGGGCGTGCTGGATTTTGGAGGGGGCCATACCCTCTTTTTTGAGGGAGAGGAGGCCACAGCCCTGAAGGCTCTGCTGGAGCCCCACGCAGTGATTCTGGTGCTGCCGACAAAGGACCGTGAACAAAGCCGAAAAATCCTCAGGTCACGCATTCATGCCCAGGGGGAACACCCCGAAGAGATTTACAGGCTGAATGACCTGATGCTGGACAGCACGCTCAATGTTGAATTGTCCAATTTCGTCCTTTACACAGAGGGAGAATCCCCTGAACAGTCTGTCCAGCGCATTCTTGAATTTTTGCGTCAGGACACATCCCAGCTCTGAAACAGGTACACCTGATGTTCTGCTTTGTGGCTCTGGGCTTCCAGCAGGGCATCGAATTTGCGGGTTCCTGGCAGCCATCCCATTTTGCACCCCTCGCACCACAGCACCGGATCTCCACAGCGGGCGAATTCACGTTGCAGGGGGGCATGGCAGGTGGGACAAAGCAGAGAAAGCAGCATGACGTATTACCTTACGGCGAAAACATCCACATTTCAAGGCTCAGGGACCAGGGCCACCGCGCGGGTCCATCCGCTGCTTGCCCCCTGAATTTTGTAAGGCAGGGCCACCACGGTGAATCCATGGGCCATCGGGATGCTTTCCAGATTGGTGAGTTTTTCAATCTGGCAGTACTCCTGCTCCAGACCATAAAAATGGGACTCCCAGAATTCGGTTTTTCCCTGCATGGCTTCTGGAAAGGTGGCACTGAAAGGG
It encodes:
- a CDS encoding DsbA family oxidoreductase is translated as MITVFFDFSCPFAWRGLELAEVLRQHEGFEFELLHFSLEQHNHPENAANRFEPTWFAHQQPTEESKTLLSLLGSLAAKQQGAECHRAFVLELFRAHHQDRLSLRDPETLKTAAQRANLDLPRFEYDLHENRDALREELKEDLSDACRLKVFGTPTFVLESGDAAYFRFRELPETPETARALWDLYTQVLASEARIETVKKPR
- a CDS encoding methylglyoxal synthase, whose amino-acid sequence is METVALIAHDKKKLDLALFALRHKEVLMRYTLVATGTTGSILETKAGLSVERLLSGPLGGDQQIGARLATGQVKAVIFFRDPLTAQPHEPDVSALLRLCDVYDIPLATNPATADALMLWLGELPKQD
- the dnaX gene encoding DNA polymerase III subunit gamma/tau; this encodes MAIYQKARPVTWTEVVGQEHVRDVLMSALEKGRIGHAYLFSGPRGVGKTTTARLIAMTVNCEREFKPCGECQSCRLIKSGAHPDVIEIDAASNNSVDDVRDLREKVGLASMRGGKKVYILDEAHMMSRGAFNALLKTLEEPPEHVIFILATTEPEKILPTILSRCQHYRFRRLSEQEIAGKLQRLCDQETVSYEMDALMLIGRLADGAMRDGESLLERMLSSGEPVTLRAVEMALGLPPGERMLGLARSLMLADAETVLRLAGELYREGFAARTVVEQTKVSLRNLLHAQLGLSGGSGESLDVGQALKLLAALDEQDQRFSRQADLLALEMALTHAMLSTEQAQSNAGGGTAQVPPDLMRRLQGLEQAVQQLRQGRPVAQPAAQPVAATGQPTTEGRAASAPQAQHTPPPTNGTWHDVLRLADIKMRAFLKPAQASFENGMLIVTITSKFHGTQVISKFDELSELVSKVFGDIPFEVVTPDSSKKKSGSSAAGMTSPPPRRSEPQPVAQVMQSIPEARPVVEARAPEPRPQSPVQPAEPAPWEAPAAPVTTSAPPAARSEPLGRTTQKARGFFEDGPAKKPEPTPQVVSAPPAAPPAPVPSEHEVLDQAPVFDDMPFPDEDFGAQEPAPQKPRKSGGAFQHPLYDTLQQLFPHRIREVGVLKTKVAEDDSEASEAEPPEE
- the hemL gene encoding glutamate-1-semialdehyde 2,1-aminomutase gives rise to the protein MTEKSRWLYETAQRVIPGGVNSPVRAFKSVGGSPRFIQSAFGAYLIDADGNRLIDYIGSWGPMILGHQHSHVLASIQSALTEGVSFGAPNAREVELAMMVTKLTGMEKVRFVSSGTEATMSALRLARAVTGRDYILKFRGNYHGHADGLLVEAGSGLMTNEQKLQARSAPSSAGVPQAYAGLTLVADYNDPEGLAQLLRDRGNTLAAIIFEPVVGNAGVLIPTAEFIDVLHSAKEQGILLIADEVMTGFRLSPGGATERLGLKPDIITWGKIIGGGLPVGAYGASAEIMDFVSPMGPVYQAGTLSGNPLAMAAGIGTLQTLRDNPEIYEKIEDYTERLEQGLLLAAAQAGISVCVNRIGSMLTMFFTEGPVQTYQDAVRSDTRLFAQWFHEMLNRGVYWAPSQFESIFVSAAHNERTLEHTLQAAASAFLTIKSQSQG
- a CDS encoding CoA-binding protein encodes the protein MPELTQIKDIVNVLQTSKVVAVVGFHPDTTRPAHYVPEYLHRRGYKIIPVNPTLAGRHMTFFGHKAIPTLAEITETVDVVEVFRRSDKVMDHLDDILAMNPKPRTVWLQLGIRNEEFTQTLVQHGIQVIQDRCMLADHRQYL
- a CDS encoding PEGA domain-containing protein, translated to MKRALLAIAGGLIVSQALAAPQISPQRIIVNPVETALKVNVWVDKAPNDPNATPDYFPGENIKIYTRVNQDAYVYLFNVDPEGRVDMVLPNNYASGGNFLKANTTKVFPGENDGFEFEIAAPYGVNKVLALASKTQLDLNTLARFESQQSGFATVSANNQNQLAQKLSIIVKPIPQDTWITSTAFYNVARPGTTPAPVIETGSLSVSANVGGATIFVDGRQVGNSPATIANLTPGNHTVRVTANGYEDYSTTVTIRSNQRTALNVTLQREIRSGNLAVNTNVAADVYLNGKLYGRSDVTLRDLPEGTYALKLVANGYETYTSNVTVRAGQTTPVNVTLQAVRYSVRVTSNVNGALVFVNGKQAGTIQNGAAAFNLAPDNYEIVVIAPGYYVKSARVNLGSNSNIDFDLTRIQ